A part of Candidatus Electrothrix aestuarii genomic DNA contains:
- a CDS encoding TIGR00266 family protein has translation MDIKIHYRPGCSAALVTLQPGEVLTAEGGAMITMSGDVDITTTTHKKESGGIVKALKRMVSGESFFLNHFTAGEKKGKVFLGTALPGDMMAYELDNERLIVQSGSYVASSEGVEIDLGWQGFKSMFSGEGMFWLNISGKGKVLINSFGAIYPVKVKGEYIVDTGHIVAFNETLDFTLTKAGKSWASSFLGGEGLVCKFKGNGTVWCQSHNPSSFGHALGPSLKPR, from the coding sequence GTGGATATTAAAATACATTACAGGCCCGGATGTTCAGCTGCCCTTGTCACCCTGCAGCCAGGAGAGGTCCTGACCGCAGAGGGCGGCGCCATGATCACCATGAGTGGAGATGTGGATATCACAACAACCACCCATAAAAAAGAGAGCGGTGGCATTGTCAAGGCACTCAAGCGCATGGTCTCTGGGGAGAGCTTTTTTCTCAACCATTTTACGGCCGGAGAAAAAAAAGGCAAAGTCTTTCTCGGCACAGCCCTACCCGGTGACATGATGGCCTATGAATTGGATAACGAACGCCTGATTGTACAGAGCGGTTCCTATGTCGCGTCTTCTGAAGGTGTGGAGATTGATCTCGGCTGGCAAGGGTTCAAATCGATGTTCTCCGGCGAAGGTATGTTCTGGCTCAATATCAGCGGCAAAGGCAAGGTGCTGATCAACTCCTTTGGTGCGATCTACCCGGTCAAGGTCAAGGGCGAATACATTGTCGATACCGGCCATATCGTGGCCTTTAACGAAACCCTGGACTTCACCCTGACCAAGGCCGGAAAAAGCTGGGCATCCTCCTTCCTTGGCGGAGAAGGCCTGGTCTGCAAGTTCAAGGGGAACGGCACGGTCTGGTGCCAGTCCCATAATCCAAGCTCATTCGGCCATGCCCTTGGCCCCTCCCTCAAACCCCGTTAA
- a CDS encoding M48 family metallopeptidase — protein sequence MNYQAHALHSSFERGRKSGFIVIDTEALTFRTGETETSVTLPLQGLEISLGGAGNRLIYFRHPDHPDWTLYSDDQKILENPFLVKTAACAEATKALKKKRLFSITSVVAFLFCIAMCAIGAYFGLHLIARVAANSVPPQYEAKIGKKLFALVTADKHFLELPKELTAITDPLTQAVTDKDFSFDFYLIEDSSINAFALPGGRVVIHSGLLLNATSAEEVAGVLAHEISHVTQRHHIRGLVNRTGTVLLVQAIFGDASALLATLSELGGDLSSLKNSRAFELEADHSGWELLKRAKINPHGMISFFQTLKKEQNVLQKTIEENLSFLSTHPETEERIQVLNALWQKEGKTLQGHTLQIDYKQVKQEVEAAVRKAHRPEQDSGSNGGPNP from the coding sequence ATGAATTACCAAGCACACGCACTGCACAGCAGCTTTGAGCGGGGCCGGAAAAGCGGCTTCATTGTCATTGATACCGAGGCCCTTACCTTCCGTACCGGGGAAACGGAAACCTCTGTCACCCTGCCCTTGCAGGGCCTGGAGATCAGCCTGGGCGGTGCAGGCAACCGTTTGATCTATTTCCGACATCCCGACCATCCTGATTGGACCCTGTACTCGGATGATCAAAAGATTCTGGAAAATCCCTTTCTGGTTAAGACAGCAGCCTGCGCCGAAGCAACCAAAGCGCTTAAAAAGAAAAGACTGTTCAGCATAACCTCGGTGGTGGCTTTCCTTTTCTGCATCGCGATGTGCGCGATTGGAGCATATTTCGGCCTGCACCTCATAGCCAGGGTCGCCGCAAACAGCGTTCCGCCCCAGTATGAAGCCAAGATCGGTAAAAAATTATTCGCACTCGTTACTGCGGATAAACATTTTCTGGAGCTCCCCAAAGAGCTTACCGCAATTACCGACCCACTCACCCAAGCGGTTACTGACAAGGACTTCAGCTTTGATTTTTATCTGATTGAAGATTCCTCCATCAATGCCTTTGCCCTGCCCGGTGGTCGGGTGGTAATCCATTCCGGCCTGCTCCTCAATGCGACCTCGGCAGAGGAGGTCGCAGGCGTGCTGGCCCACGAGATCAGCCATGTAACCCAACGCCATCATATCAGAGGATTGGTCAATCGGACAGGAACCGTCCTGCTCGTCCAGGCGATTTTCGGTGATGCCTCGGCCCTGCTTGCCACCTTGAGTGAACTGGGCGGCGATCTCTCTAGCTTGAAAAACAGCCGTGCCTTTGAACTGGAAGCGGACCATAGCGGCTGGGAGCTCCTGAAACGGGCCAAAATCAATCCCCACGGCATGATCAGTTTTTTCCAAACCTTGAAAAAGGAGCAGAACGTTTTACAAAAGACCATTGAGGAAAACCTCAGTTTTCTGAGCACCCACCCGGAAACCGAGGAGCGAATTCAGGTCTTGAACGCACTCTGGCAGAAGGAAGGCAAAACACTGCAAGGACATACATTGCAGATTGATTACAAACAGGTGAAACAGGAAGTAGAGGCAGCAGTCAGAAAGGCGCACCGCCCGGAGCAGGACAGCGGGAGCAACGGTGGCCCGAATCCATAA
- a CDS encoding TIGR00266 family protein → MKTKFAGQPVFTYGHVDLEPGESIIAESDAMASMDADLDMKAGLNGNIFSALCKKFLGGESLFVNTFTNNTKGVKRVTLTQATPGDIRTLELNGESYCLQPGAYICSTPGIKLGVKWAGFASLIAREGLFKLQVSGTGTVWFGAYGGLLERQIDGEYIVDTSHLVGYEPQMQLKIQMAGGIFSSLFSGEGLVTRVTGTGKIVIQTRSISGLASWLNRSF, encoded by the coding sequence ATGAAAACAAAATTTGCAGGACAACCGGTCTTTACCTACGGACATGTGGATCTTGAGCCGGGCGAGAGCATTATTGCGGAATCCGACGCTATGGCTAGCATGGATGCGGACCTGGACATGAAAGCCGGGCTGAACGGGAACATCTTTTCCGCCCTGTGCAAGAAATTTCTTGGCGGAGAAAGCCTGTTCGTCAATACCTTTACCAATAATACCAAAGGAGTTAAGCGGGTAACCTTAACCCAGGCCACCCCTGGAGACATCCGAACCCTGGAACTGAACGGTGAGAGCTACTGCCTCCAACCCGGAGCCTATATCTGCTCTACACCAGGAATCAAACTGGGAGTCAAATGGGCCGGATTCGCGTCCTTGATTGCCCGCGAAGGACTGTTCAAACTCCAGGTTTCCGGGACCGGCACGGTCTGGTTCGGGGCCTATGGTGGCCTGCTGGAACGGCAAATCGACGGAGAATACATCGTGGATACCAGTCATTTGGTGGGCTATGAACCGCAGATGCAACTAAAGATTCAGATGGCCGGTGGCATCTTCTCCAGCCTCTTCAGTGGTGAAGGGTTGGTGACCCGTGTGACTGGCACCGGCAAAATAGTCATCCAGACCCGCAGCATCTCAGGGCTGGCCAGCTGGCTGAACCGAAGCTTTTAA
- a CDS encoding Uma2 family endonuclease, which produces MTLPQAAIEATYSYAEYLHWNDQERWELINGDIWDMSPAPSRLHQEISIRLSSVLYQHFKQKDCAVYAAPFDVRLPEQEDAEDEAVTTVVQPDISVICDQNKLDERGCIGAPDLIVEILFPATAAKDLKVKRDLYEQHGVKEYWLFHPTDHTVMVYRLGADNQYGKAEIFTKDDLLRSRLCAELEIELAAIFPKA; this is translated from the coding sequence ATGACTCTTCCACAAGCAGCAATCGAAGCAACATACAGCTACGCGGAGTATCTGCACTGGAATGATCAGGAGCGCTGGGAGCTGATTAACGGGGACATCTGGGACATGTCGCCTGCGCCCTCAAGACTGCACCAGGAAATCTCCATCCGGCTTAGCTCCGTACTGTATCAGCATTTCAAACAAAAGGACTGCGCTGTTTACGCTGCCCCTTTTGATGTTCGCCTCCCGGAGCAGGAGGACGCAGAGGATGAGGCTGTCACCACTGTTGTTCAGCCGGATATTTCCGTCATCTGTGATCAAAACAAACTGGATGAACGCGGTTGCATCGGCGCGCCTGACCTTATCGTTGAAATCCTTTTTCCCGCCACGGCAGCCAAAGACCTGAAGGTAAAAAGGGACCTCTACGAACAGCACGGGGTCAAGGAGTACTGGCTTTTTCATCCTACAGACCATACCGTTATGGTTTATCGTTTAGGTGCAGATAACCAGTACGGCAAGGCGGAGATTTTCACAAAGGATGATCTGCTCCGTTCCAGGTTGTGTGCAGAGTTGGAGATAGAG